The Leptospira mtsangambouensis genomic sequence CTTCTACTCCACCGCGCATAGCACGACGAAGTTCTGCTTTCATTACTCGACGAAATGGCATCCTTTGTTCGATTTGAAGGGCAACCGTTTCTGCAATTGCTTGAGCAATCACTTCTGGTTTTTTCACTTCGATGATGTTCATTCCGATCGGTTTATCAGCGTATTTTTTTAGCTCTTGTTTTACCGCTTCGATGTTTTGGCCTTTTTGACCAATCACCATACCTGGTTTAGAAGTATGGAGATTTACGTTGATCTTTTCAGGGAATCTTTCGATTACGATTTTCACAACGGATGCGTTTTTGAATTTCTTCAGAAGGAATCTACGGATCTTGATATCTTCGTGAAGATTTTT encodes the following:
- the rpsC gene encoding 30S ribosomal protein S3, which encodes MGQKVNPIGLRIGITRNWDSVWFSKQDYIKNLHEDIKIRRFLLKKFKNASVVKIVIERFPEKINVNLHTSKPGMVIGQKGQNIEAVKQELKKYADKPIGMNIIEVKKPEVIAQAIAETVALQIEQRMPFRRVMKAELRRAMRGGVEGVKIQISGRLNGADMARTEKYMEGRVPLHTLRAKIDFGFKEALTTFGQIGVKVWTYTGDYFPTKEESDEDKYAVKRRTS